The Anoxybacillus flavithermus genome has a segment encoding these proteins:
- a CDS encoding Zn-dependent protease, translating to MGVINTKDWFINDRWRKKIKEDVQRHLFAHGMARHNQHDTMKQLIEKNVWAFVAKKFTELQKEWDGPDVPIYIFPADATNRSLQHEFGGKSGVAFFDQLFLFLLPHVSNEHVYALLIHEYNHVCRLHADPKNERDYTLLDRIVMEGLAEQAVYERLGSDYVAKWTTYYTKEQLEQFTKKWIVPNLSLRPDDARYRALLYGSMLYPRMLGYAVGYEVVRRALEKQTMTELLSVKSEEIFFI from the coding sequence ATGGGAGTAATAAATACGAAAGATTGGTTTATAAATGATCGATGGCGAAAAAAAATAAAAGAAGATGTGCAACGTCATTTATTTGCGCACGGCATGGCGCGGCATAACCAACATGATACGATGAAACAGTTAATAGAAAAAAACGTATGGGCGTTTGTCGCAAAAAAGTTTACAGAACTCCAAAAAGAGTGGGATGGCCCGGATGTGCCGATTTATATTTTCCCCGCAGATGCCACAAATCGTTCACTCCAACATGAATTTGGTGGAAAATCAGGCGTCGCTTTTTTCGATCAACTGTTTTTATTTTTACTTCCTCATGTCTCGAATGAACATGTTTACGCCCTCCTCATTCACGAATATAACCACGTTTGTCGTTTACATGCTGATCCGAAAAACGAACGCGATTATACGCTTCTTGATCGCATCGTGATGGAAGGGTTAGCCGAACAAGCGGTATATGAACGGCTTGGAAGCGACTATGTCGCCAAATGGACGACATATTATACGAAAGAACAACTTGAGCAATTTACGAAAAAATGGATCGTGCCAAACCTGTCTCTTCGTCCAGACGACGCTCGTTATCGCGCCTTGTTGTATGGTTCGATGTTGTATCCACGCATGCTTGGTTATGCAGTCGGATATGAAGTGGTGAGACGAGCGTTGGAAAAACAGACGATGACGGAGTTACTCTCGGTGAAATCAGAAGAAATTTTTTTTATATGA
- a CDS encoding beta-ketoacyl-[acyl-carrier-protein] synthase II, producing MSGEKRRVVVTGLGAVTPLGNDVETTWKNIVAGQSGIGPLTRLNADDFPAKVAAEVKDFQVEQFIDKKEARKMDRFTQYAVAASMMAVKDANLQITEDNAARVGVWIGSGIGGMETYEEQLKTFLEKGYRRVSPFFVPMMIPDMAAGQVSIMLGAKGINSCTVTACATGTNSIGDAFKVIERGDADVMITGGTEAPITHMAFAGFSAAKALSFNPDPKTACRPFDQHRDGFIMGEGAGIIILEELEHALKRGARIYAEIVGYGATGDAYHITAPAPGGEGGVRAMRQALHDANMQPEDIDYINAHGTSTEYNDKYETMAIKEVFGEHAYKLAVSSTKSMTGHLLGAAGAIEAIFSVLSIHDGVIPPTINYETPDPECDLDYVPNVARKQDVRAVLSNSLGFGGHNATIIFKKYEG from the coding sequence ATGAGTGGTGAAAAAAGACGAGTCGTCGTCACGGGATTAGGGGCTGTCACACCGTTAGGAAATGATGTGGAAACGACATGGAAAAACATCGTGGCTGGACAATCCGGCATCGGTCCGCTCACACGGTTAAATGCGGACGATTTTCCTGCGAAAGTAGCAGCGGAAGTGAAAGATTTTCAAGTGGAACAATTTATTGATAAAAAAGAAGCGCGCAAAATGGACCGATTTACGCAATATGCGGTCGCTGCTTCGATGATGGCAGTCAAAGATGCGAATTTACAAATTACGGAGGACAACGCCGCGCGCGTCGGTGTATGGATCGGTTCAGGCATCGGCGGGATGGAAACGTACGAAGAACAGCTGAAGACGTTTTTAGAAAAAGGATATCGTCGCGTCAGCCCGTTTTTCGTTCCGATGATGATTCCGGATATGGCGGCAGGGCAAGTGTCGATTATGCTTGGAGCAAAAGGGATCAACTCGTGTACGGTGACCGCCTGCGCCACAGGAACGAACTCGATTGGCGATGCGTTCAAAGTGATTGAACGTGGCGACGCCGATGTGATGATTACAGGCGGAACAGAGGCGCCAATTACACATATGGCGTTTGCGGGATTTAGCGCAGCAAAAGCGCTCTCGTTTAACCCAGACCCAAAAACAGCGTGTCGTCCATTTGATCAACATCGCGACGGATTTATTATGGGCGAAGGGGCTGGCATTATTATTTTAGAAGAACTAGAACATGCGTTAAAACGCGGTGCACGCATTTATGCAGAAATTGTCGGCTACGGTGCGACAGGCGATGCGTATCATATTACCGCTCCAGCGCCGGGTGGAGAAGGTGGCGTGCGTGCGATGCGTCAAGCGCTCCATGATGCGAACATGCAACCAGAAGACATCGATTACATTAACGCACATGGAACGAGCACAGAGTATAACGATAAATACGAAACGATGGCGATTAAAGAAGTATTTGGCGAGCACGCATACAAACTAGCCGTCAGCTCGACGAAATCGATGACGGGACATTTGCTTGGTGCAGCGGGTGCCATCGAAGCCATTTTCTCCGTTTTATCGATTCACGATGGCGTCATTCCGCCAACGATTAATTACGAAACGCCGGATCCAGAATGCGACTTAGATTACGTGCCGAATGTGGCACGCAAACAAGACGTGCGTGCGGTATTAAGCAACTCGCTCGGCTTCGGTGGACATAATGCAACGATTATTTTCAAAAAATATGAAGGATGA
- a CDS encoding ketoacyl-ACP synthase III, protein MSAGIIGIGRYLPERIVTNKELEQRMDTSDEWIRTRTGIEERRIASDDIDTSDMGYIAAKRALDDAGISPEQIDLILVATVTPDRAFPSVACMLQEKLGAVHAAALDVSAACAGFMYAMVTAKQFIETNTYKYVLVVGVEKLSKIVDWTDRNTAVLFGDGAGAVVMGKVSEGRGIVSFELGADGTGGKYLYQDDFVVMNGREVFKFAVRQMGESCIRVLEKAGLTKADVDFLIPHQANIRIMEAARERLELPVERMSITVNKYGNTSAASIPISLVEEVEAGRIQDDDLIIMVGFGGGLTWGAIALRWGK, encoded by the coding sequence GTGAGTGCAGGAATTATTGGAATTGGACGATATTTGCCGGAACGTATTGTGACCAATAAAGAATTAGAACAACGTATGGATACGTCCGATGAATGGATTCGGACGCGCACAGGCATTGAAGAGCGGCGCATTGCGTCAGACGATATTGATACGTCCGATATGGGCTATATCGCAGCAAAGCGCGCGCTTGATGATGCGGGCATTTCGCCTGAACAAATTGATCTCATTTTAGTAGCGACGGTGACGCCAGATCGCGCCTTTCCATCTGTCGCATGTATGTTGCAAGAAAAGCTTGGGGCGGTGCATGCAGCGGCACTTGACGTAAGTGCGGCATGCGCAGGATTTATGTATGCGATGGTGACCGCGAAGCAATTTATCGAAACGAATACGTACAAATATGTACTTGTTGTAGGTGTGGAAAAATTATCGAAAATTGTTGATTGGACGGATCGTAACACAGCGGTGTTATTCGGAGACGGCGCAGGCGCTGTCGTGATGGGGAAAGTGTCTGAAGGTCGTGGCATCGTTTCGTTTGAGCTAGGAGCAGACGGTACAGGCGGAAAATATTTATACCAAGACGATTTTGTTGTGATGAACGGTCGGGAAGTGTTTAAGTTTGCGGTGCGCCAAATGGGCGAGTCATGCATTCGCGTATTAGAAAAAGCAGGATTGACGAAAGCGGACGTCGACTTTTTAATTCCGCATCAAGCGAATATTCGCATTATGGAGGCGGCGCGCGAACGGCTCGAATTGCCTGTTGAGCGCATGTCGATTACGGTCAATAAATACGGAAATACGTCCGCTGCATCAATTCCGATTTCACTCGTTGAAGAAGTAGAAGCTGGACGCATTCAAGATGATGATCTCATCATTATGGTCGGCTTTGGCGGTGGATTAACGTGGGGCGCTATTGCGTTGCGCTGGGGCAAATAA
- a CDS encoding BMP family ABC transporter substrate-binding protein has translation MLMWRYTYLIFALLVILSSCAPAQLSSGHVQKIGLLVSDTIDDQVWGTKGYKGLLRIQAKFRADVFYREGVNSKAAAAQAVKELHRKGVNLIFGHGSEYGQYFHDLADKYPNIHFVFFNGEAKKKNVTSFNFKGHAMGFFGGMVAGHMTKTNKIGVIAAFEWQPEVDGFFEGALYENENAHVDVEYVQSWDDINTALAIAERMIADGVDVIYPAGDKFSVPIIEKMKEYGLYAIGYVTDQADLGERTVLTSTVQHVDELYELVAKKFIDGELKGGTTYVDFQDGVIELGTFSPLVDASFQQKIKKAITRYKATGKLPNE, from the coding sequence ATGTTGATGTGGCGATATACATATTTGATTTTTGCACTACTTGTTATATTATCTTCTTGCGCTCCTGCTCAATTATCATCGGGACATGTACAAAAGATTGGTTTGCTCGTTTCGGATACGATCGACGATCAAGTGTGGGGAACGAAAGGATATAAAGGATTGCTTCGTATTCAAGCGAAGTTTCGAGCAGACGTGTTTTATCGCGAAGGGGTCAACTCGAAAGCCGCTGCGGCACAAGCGGTAAAAGAGCTTCACCGAAAAGGAGTCAATTTAATTTTCGGGCACGGAAGCGAGTATGGACAATATTTTCATGATCTTGCGGACAAATATCCGAACATTCATTTTGTATTTTTTAACGGAGAGGCGAAAAAGAAAAACGTCACAAGTTTCAATTTCAAAGGACATGCGATGGGCTTTTTTGGCGGGATGGTCGCAGGACATATGACGAAAACGAATAAAATTGGCGTGATCGCCGCATTTGAATGGCAACCGGAAGTAGATGGCTTTTTCGAAGGAGCGTTATATGAAAACGAAAATGCCCATGTCGACGTTGAATATGTGCAAAGTTGGGATGACATAAATACAGCTCTGGCGATTGCTGAGCGGATGATCGCAGATGGCGTAGATGTCATATATCCCGCTGGCGATAAATTTAGCGTGCCGATTATTGAAAAAATGAAAGAATATGGGCTTTATGCGATCGGGTATGTAACAGACCAAGCAGATTTAGGGGAACGAACAGTGCTGACAAGCACCGTCCAACATGTCGACGAACTGTACGAACTCGTTGCGAAAAAATTTATAGATGGAGAGTTAAAAGGTGGAACGACATACGTCGACTTTCAAGACGGTGTCATCGAACTCGGAACGTTTAGCCCACTTGTCGATGCATCGTTTCAGCAAAAAATAAAAAAAGCGATTACGCGATATAAAGCAACGGGAAAATTGCCGAATGAGTAA
- a CDS encoding alpha/beta hydrolase: MTDKQRFFQFSEQWCAIHVPDRPNGFGLLLLGDVSHFVDDKTSLWMQHVGKNKLLHDLLQHGYTIFYSHLYGANWGSPKAVKLAKQLIYYVLKTEILNERIYVLAEGMGALVALQLMNDLRDQIRAIALLNPCLHLQAQLQYEKEHKFFYKRLLRQLKEAYGQEEVERWLPPLYPPIVPMKIWQVSGINPYPPTIHARSYAQTYGVPVSYHLPEKKYTFAQAIHAFYARYNDV, encoded by the coding sequence GAGCAATGGTGTGCGATTCATGTTCCAGATCGACCGAACGGATTTGGTTTACTTCTTTTAGGGGACGTTTCTCACTTTGTCGACGATAAAACGAGCTTATGGATGCAACATGTTGGAAAAAACAAGTTGTTGCACGATTTATTACAACATGGATATACGATTTTTTATTCGCATTTGTACGGTGCCAATTGGGGAAGTCCAAAAGCGGTGAAACTAGCGAAGCAGCTCATTTATTATGTGCTAAAAACAGAAATTTTAAATGAGCGCATTTATGTGTTGGCTGAAGGAATGGGAGCGCTTGTCGCTTTGCAATTAATGAACGATTTGCGAGATCAAATACGTGCAATTGCGCTATTAAATCCTTGTTTACATTTACAGGCTCAATTGCAATATGAAAAAGAACATAAATTTTTTTACAAACGGTTGTTGCGTCAACTCAAGGAAGCGTATGGGCAAGAAGAAGTTGAGCGATGGCTCCCACCACTTTATCCGCCGATTGTGCCGATGAAAATTTGGCAAGTATCGGGCATAAATCCATATCCACCAACGATTCATGCACGATCATATGCGCAAACATACGGTGTTCCTGTGTCCTATCACTTGCCGGAAAAAAAATATACGTTTGCCCAAGCGATTCATGCATTTTATGCACGATATAATGACGTATAG